From the Nematostella vectensis chromosome 7, jaNemVect1.1, whole genome shotgun sequence genome, the window acatttttatttatttaaggAGCAATTTTGCCAAAATAGCTTGCCAAAATTTGGCTTTTTGCAGTTGTTAGGCATTGACTTGATTTATACGTGTTTTCGTAATTCCAAAGTTTCGCTGCATAAATATTTCAACATATTGGCCCCCAAATGCATGCATATGCAAATACAACTGGTTTATAAGGTTAATAAGGTCTAAAAAATTTTCCTTTGATGTGTTGCGTCCACCTTAAAGCCCCATTGGCAACCAAAgcgattgttgttgttttgagaTAGCGCCATTGTTTTGCGAGCGATTTGATTGGAGGCGCCGGGGAAGAAAGCTTTTCAGCCACTGTTTCCACAGTATTTAGGAAAACAAGAACATAACGTGTAAGGAAGAAACGACCAAGCAATGCGTGCTTAAGGATAAGGATCATTGACAAATAAAGATTGATGTTATCGggaaagatgttggtttattCCACACGATCACTCAAACTCGAATctgttatttgttttatcaGATAAGTACTATAACTTGTAATTAAAACTCTAGGTTAATAACCACAAAGCGAGAAGTCGAGGAGAATATATGCCAAACACATAGgaagtatatattttattgctaTGATCTGCAAATTCGACTCACGGCAAAACTTCTACATTTTGTTTGTTCCTCTTGCATTTTCAGGGTTGCATCGAGGTTCACTTTTGAATCGAACCTGCTACTTTCATTCCCTCTATATGTGAATGAGTGGCTCAGAGTCTGTGACATCCAGGAAAACTAAACCCAAATTCCTTTGTAGTCGTTGTAATTGTTATCACGCCATGCGTGCAAGATTCCCTATAAGGCAAGATACTGGCATCGAAACGAACGCAAAAAAAGCGAAGGACTAAAGCGAAGATTGTTCTTATCTTGTGTTTAATATActcataaaatgtaaaaacgaATTCTGCATTGTTCGTGGACGTCAGTGAGTGATAAATACAAGTTTCACGAACCTTTTTACATACTTCAATTTTACGTAACCTTCGGCCTTCGGCCCGAGGTGGTAAAACCGCTTTCATATGACATCGCATAAATGCCAGCATTAAATAAATCTTAGAATTATTTGCCAGGTATTTTTGTAAAACGATAAAGTAATAACAATTTAAAACTTTGAGCCGCATATCGACGATTTTAACGCGATTTTAACAACGATAGAAGAGGTTTCTTAAAagtttgaaacaatttgtagacTTTCTATTTTAGCGCAGCGCCAAAATAGAGCCTCGATCTGATGTAGGCTTGGTTGCTTATGGGCCTTTAAGATATCGCCTTCAAATTTCCGGGATCTGATAGATAATTATGCTATGTCATAAAGTGTGTaaggaattttttatttttcgacTGAAGATCGCTTTTAAGGCACTTTTCGTGTCCAAATTTAGGCAGAAATGAGAGTTCCAACTTTGattcgtgatattttgttgacagtgtcaaattacaaaaagtcctcacacactttggtAGATCTGTCTTTGAGATGCAACTACGTGCaagtgcatgcgcaataacgCGAAGGTGCATTACGCTCTAGAGTAAACTCCGTACTTTTcagtttgaggcctcaaaacttaaacacggaattagctattgcaaaaataaaacttgcatGAGATAATtcgatttttatcttttatttgatatatagtttgtacatgtagtgaaaattgcggcgcgacaatattttttttccccgCAGACACGTCGTTTACCTCATACAGTGGTCAAATTGAATCCGGGATGAGAGGGTATCCAACTACTGCAAATGATTAAAATTGCTCTCGAGATCAAATAAGCGCCGATAAGGCAAAGCGTCCCATTTTTGAAATTAGCAAAGAATCAAAATTcgctcgattttttttcttaaaagaagATAAGATCCTAAGCTTATCAAGGTTAAGGTTTAGCTTTAGCCATCAATAATTGATTGCATAATACCGCGCTTTATtaacaaatacatttattaacAAATACCTTTATTAACATAATACCAAATACCTAATCACAATTTTGTGAAGTTTTTGTAACGCTCTATCATAAAGAGTTGCTTGAAATACAGCCAAAGTATGCGAGAATCAGGGAATTATTTTTCAAAGTCacacttttatttatttttggagcaattTCGCCAAAAAAACGTTTGGTCAAAATTTGACTTTTTACAGTTGTTTGGCATTGACTTGATTCATACATTTTCCTCATAATTCCAAGCTTTCGCTACATTATTAATATTTCAACATTTCAACAAATTGGCCCCAAAACTCATACATTGAACATCCATAACTCGTTAttaaataatacaaataaCTTATGACTGGAATcaaggttaaaaaaaatttcacatAATCAAAAACAGTTTCCTTTGATTCGTAGTTGAGTTTAATTGAATATTCCGGGACTATATAAATAGAAAAAGGTTAATAAATTCAAAACATTAACTTTGATGTGTTGCGTCATGGTTGCGTCAACCTTAATTAAATATTTGGAGACTGTATTGATGTCGCTACTGCGCACGCCTGAGAAACTGTAACGAGCTTTGTCAAAACTCTCGTAGAAAACCTTTTTGTCAATAATTTCTATATAAAGAATAATATAAAATCATTAACAAAGTTTGATAATAAATGCCAAACACAAGTAGCACAAGGGCATTTCCAATAGTTTGCACAAAGACTATTTTTTATACGAACTTTCATGACAAATGTAAGGATCCCAagaagggggggggtactCCGACGAAAACTGATGGGGGTAATCGgcggcaaaatcaattttaaccttgagggatagcactttgggcgtggtcaacagaaattcttaccccaaAGATGTAGCAAATTGGGTTTGATCGAAGGAACTTTTTAACTCTATGAGGTGGCAGAATGGGAAGAACCGTTTAACACCCCCTTAGGAAcagcagttggtcgaaatttataccctaagagatagcagaattagAAAAATACTTAAAAAGCCCCCGGGGGATAGCAGTTTGTCGAAACTTTATACTCTAAAAGATGGGAGGATCACCCcagtctacttttctggagtgcccccccccctccccacccttcGGGAGTACGGATAGCTGACTGGATAGTGGTATTAACCCTTGGAATTGCACCCTGGGAACGCTATTTTTCGTAAAGGAATAACAAAGATTCGCTGTTGTGTAGTtgttgaattgtttttgtaaACAATTGCGCGTTATTTAACAGTTACGCATCGAGGCATTCTATTTATTGCTGTTGATGCTTTTGCCCAATAGCACTGTCATCAGTGCCACCATGCCGAATGCTGCGCAGAAATGATTGCATCCCAAACATGTCGCTGAACACCAGCGAAAGAATTGTCGCTAAGGAAGTCCCCACTCAAAGGGAGGATTCCTGCATGACGGAATGTTACCACGAGGCTCTGTGTATGTCATACAACGAAGGCCCGGTATCAGATGACGGACTGACATTACCATGCGAGCTGAACGCTGTTGATCACGTGGTTGAAGACAAGTTGGTTCCCAGAGCTGGCTACAGATACTGCAGCTTTATGGTgagcttaaaaaaaatgcgatgaaccactcctttgttgttacttttgaaaatacaacggtttatttgATAGAAAGCTTCTATTGATCAGCGTaagaagtgttttttttattaaccaTATGCGATTGACAGTATCCCCCGCTCGTTTTTGCCGATAAGAATGCATGACTTGTGTGTTTTATGTTGTGTATGTGTCCGTATTAGACGGGGGCATGACATGAAGGCGAGGCTGGTCTCCTTTGAATGAAAGGTCTATCGAATGGCCCTCCATTCCAAAAATTAGAATTCTTtactacttttttttactacTTTTATATTGCCCTTCTCGCTCTAGGCCATGGAAGACATCGAGAAGATGTTGCAATAGGCTGGGCACAGGGAGGGCCATCTAACTCCCTCCCCCAATCACTTCGGACATATTAAGTATATAGTGCGAATAGCTTAGACATTTCTTATAGGTTGGTCTGGCGAGTGCTTGGATAGAACCTGTGTATATCCAACCCATTTCTTCTTTATGACTACCTAATATTTGTCTAAAGCCTGTGTATATCCAACCCATTTCTTCTTTATGACTACCTAATATTTGTCTAGTGCCTGTGTATATCCAACCCTTTGCTGCTTTATGACAACCTAATATTAGTCTTTAGAACCCGTATATGTTCAAGCCGTGGTTGCTTTATAACTGCTTTATATTTGTATAGAACCCGTGTATATCCAACCCATGCCAAGAGGGCTATAACTGTAAGCCTGACTTCAACAAAGACGACACATACTCGTGCATTAAAGGTAAGAAGCACTGACTGTCCGCGGAAGcacttatttttctttttctacttCTTCTTTGTCTCCTTTTTGCATCTCCTTCTTGTCTGTTCTTTGTTCATCTTCTGTTTATATTCATCTTCTACTTTTTCATGTGTTCTTCCCTTCATTCATTTTGCTCCTTTAAATTTTCCACTtcttccttctccttctctATTTTATTCTATCTTACTCCCACAACTTAAAACATAAAGACATTATCTATCATCCAACTACtcacagaaacattaagaaaatattgttaaGGCCctgtattcctttttttaaggTTGCGGCTTCACGGCGGTCGGACTCCATGATAGTCACATCATCCCGGACTCCAGTTTCACGGCGTCGTCTTTTTCCAACGATAAGCGGCTCGCCCACTTTGCTCGCTTGAATGGTCAACATTACTGGGTACCCTCTAGTGCGTCGAATGCTCACGGCGCATGGCTCCAAGTAGATTTGCTGTCGAAGTACACGATCTGTGCGGTGGCAACACAAGGGGGGACTGATCCGACCTATGATACTTGGATCACACAATACAAGCTGTCTCTCTCAACAGATGGGGCTGGCTGGGAAATCTACCAGGAAAATGGCGCAGACAAGGTAAAGGATACTTTAGGGATATATTCAGATCTTGTATATATTTTAGGGCTATTTAAATCTTCAAGTTGGAATCCGAATTGATGTAattcgattttttttgtttgcctGGCTTCACGTAGGTTTTTCCTGGAAACAAAGACAAGCCCACCGTGGTAAAGAACTTTCTATCAAACAAGCCAAGTGCTCAATATGTGAGGTTCTTGCCAATTGCTTGGGCCGACTACGCTGGAGGCCGTGTTGAAGTTTACGGAACCCGTTAGTAATTAGTGTCCAGCTCGCTTATAGAACCCCAGTGCAGACAAgaacaccatgttgcatgctTGGAACATTATTTGTCACCTGATAAATATAGCACTAGGAATAAGAAAAGGTACGGATGCCTTGTCCGGACTTCTTTTGAGCTTACTTATCTGATGAATTATTTGCTCTGTTATATATTTGCACGTGATTACCAAGACACAATAATAAGTATACTCGAGTCGATGTTTATTGAGCTTTCTCGGGTAGGGAAAAGGAGTTCAACCCTACCTAAACTAGCTGCACGGTGGATTAACGAAATAGGGCATAACGGCTTGCCCAAAATGGGTATGCAATGCATGATGGCCTTACTAATCTAGATGCGCAAAGCATGTCGGCCTTACCAAGCTAGGAGCGCAATGCATGACGGCCTTCCCAAGCTAGGTGCGCAATGCATGACGGCCTTACCAAGCTAGGTGCGCAATGCATGTCGGCCTTACCAAGCTAGGTGCGCAATGCATGTCGGCCTTCAGAGCCACTGCAATCAACTGCTTTATAGTTACAATGTTAGACATATTTATGATGCACACTGGCAATATAATGACATAACAAGATAGGCGCACGCATTCTTATGTCCTTATTTTCAAGTGTGAAGGGTGCGACTTATGGCAATAACGTCGGCATAATAACGTGGAGATaacgacataaaagaaaaaacatgttttttcccttatgccattatttattttttaatctttgtctttgtttatcgagggtaacaTATTAAACTTTTACGTCctttcggttcaggttagtgtagtgcagcttgaagagacgggacctccggtttagtatCCTTATCggccttatccgagaagactggaaacacgggagaataacttcaactcacttgtgacacaaattcgaatcaaggcaggaacccggaaaaatccccagtttgagccaggccCACAGCGTTGAGAGGCCGACgagctaacacactaggccacccgtgctatCACACAGTCTAAACTCTCATATTAAAACTTGTCTATTTATTCCCCAGCCTGAGTACTGAATTGTTTGAATTCtgagtattattttttttgtcccaTACCCGATCATGCGTATGCTTATTCTAAATGCATCTAAattggggggagaggggggtgtATAAGCAAGATATCACAGTATGCCGCTGCCTTTTCAGGTTGTTTTTGTGTTATGACAAACCTTTCAAAAATCATATATTGGCACAGTCCAGTCGTGCTTAAGTAATAATCACAATAATCGTGTGTAAAAAAATGCTcatttgatattttagactAAATTTTCATGCTCATTCCCGTCGCTAGATGTCATATCGGATCGCTGGCTCACAGAAACGAGCTGGAAATCCAGCTCCAGGTTCTATTTATACGTGCGATTTTGCTTGCTGATTTTTTAAGATAGATAAACTAtgacaagaaacaaaaaaaaggtttaccATGTGACATTTAGCGAAAGCTCGAATTCACGATCAAAATTCAGTTCAAAAGTAAACAAAGCAATTGTCAATTACTGGTTTAAATTCCGTTTATAAGAAGCGTCCTTTCGATAACTGTTAGTAGTTAAATCAATTAAAAAGTTAATTATCTCAGAAAAATGTGTattagaaagaaaaacaataaaagctGGTAACTGTAGGGAgtcaaaaataacaataatacgTGTGCAGTTATTAAGATGATCAAGTCTCTGGGGACCAAAGCGTCTCTGAGAGCTCTATTGTTATGCATAGACCTCGTGAAAACGAGCAATTAATACAAATACAACACAAAAATGATTGCTTAAGTACATAGTTAACACCGACCTAAATTTTTCACTGTTTTAACTCGCGCAAGAAACATATCGCATACCAAACGATTACCCTCGATGAAATGAAGTTTATCACGCCGTAAAATGGATGTACGTTTGAAAGCAAGCCCTCAGATGTCTCCGA encodes:
- the LOC5508020 gene encoding lactadherin, with product MRIADCIILAIFCVAKVPKALSSVPPCRMLRRNDCIPNMSLNTSERIVAKEVPTQREDSCMTECYHEALCMSYNEGPVSDDGLTLPCELNAVDHVVEDKLVPRAGYRYCSFMNPCISNPCQEGYNCKPDFNKDDTYSCIKGCGFTAVGLHDSHIIPDSSFTASSFSNDKRLAHFARLNGQHYWVPSSASNAHGAWLQVDLLSKYTICAVATQGGTDPTYDTWITQYKLSLSTDGAGWEIYQENGADKVFPGNKDKPTVVKNFLSNKPSAQYVRFLPIAWADYAGGRVEVYGTR